The uncultured Desulfuromonas sp. genome has a segment encoding these proteins:
- a CDS encoding hydantoinase B/oxoprolinase family protein: MTVPWSGIRFAIDRGGTFTDVYAQLPDGRSYVHKLLSEDPRNYPDAPREGIRRILERIGGEALPESFSSEGIASVRMGTTVATNALLEHKGAKTALLISAGFADLLQIGDQARPELFALHIQRPMPLYAQVVEVDERIRPAQPQEQADVTGNDGRGYRILQPPQMEPVRAQLEHLRQQGYDSVAVVFAHGYACPDHERRVGALAEELGFGQVSLSHEVMPTARLVARGDTTVVDAYLTPKIRRYSDGFRHGFSDGLAQCELRFMTSDGGLVPAPAFSGSRALLSGPAGGVVGFAQTCRRAFPERPVIGFDMGGTSTDVSRFDGDYDLIQHSEIAGTRIQAPQLNIQTVAAGGGSRLFFRHGMFEVGPESAGAHPGPVCYRKGGHLTVTDANLLLGRLQPDFFPKIFGEDERQPLDLDATRQAFAVLTEEVNRWLIEQERPSMTAEQVAAGFLDVANEQMARPVRAVSVQKGFALAEHVLACFGGAGGQHACAMARKLGMETIFIHRHAGILSAYGMELAQPVCELQQAASGQLSVAVLEQLEAVQKQLAEQACQTLIDQGLKRDQIDCRLYLNLRYAGTDHAMMIAQPDDGDYARAFCAAYRREYGFELQAGIDVDDVRVRAVASRDTPREAHDVATGQLNEPLAMVDCWFDGNRHDIPVYPWRDRCAGAELVGPSLLIRDTATVVVEPGCLARFNADGDLTITVQARAQEYTTALDPVQLALFSNRFMSIAEQMGYALQRTAISTNIKERCDFSCALFNADGALIANAPHTPVHLGAMGEAVRAQIAADAPPLQPGDVLLSNHPAMGGSHLPDMTVITPVWQDGRIVLYVANRGHHADIGGVTPGSMPPFSRTLDEEGCAIRRMTLVVGGVFQEERLREVLSAAGSRRLEDNLSDFRAQVAANQCGGRLLTELIDQVGLACVQAYMGYIQDHAEAAVRNGLLQLVARHGGQRRLTAEDFLDDGTALRLTVDIDPHGVAHFDFRDSDEQQWGNLNAPQAVTWSAILYALRCLVAEPIPLNHGCLRPVRLSVADGSILAPDEQAAVVGGNVLTSQRIVDVLFKAFGCVAASQGCMNNLTFGNAQFGYYETIGGGSGAGPEWDGCSGVHTHMTNTRITDPEILELRYPVVLRRFAIRYGSGGCGHHVGGNGLIRELEFLQPLTASILSERRVFAPYGLEGGLPGLSGRNRLWACGRGWINLTGKNSIAVAPGDRLCIETPGGGGYGKCNDRCAGSAMIQQCDKRMAGSRNGGVDKPC, from the coding sequence ATGACGGTGCCCTGGTCCGGAATCCGTTTTGCCATTGATCGTGGTGGCACGTTTACCGATGTGTACGCCCAGTTGCCCGACGGGCGCAGCTATGTTCATAAGCTGCTTTCGGAGGATCCGCGCAATTATCCGGATGCGCCGCGTGAGGGTATCCGCCGCATCCTTGAGCGGATCGGCGGCGAGGCGTTGCCGGAATCCTTCAGTTCCGAGGGCATTGCTTCGGTACGGATGGGGACAACCGTCGCCACCAACGCCCTGCTCGAACATAAAGGGGCGAAAACCGCCTTGCTGATCAGTGCCGGGTTTGCCGACCTGTTGCAGATCGGTGACCAGGCCCGTCCCGAATTGTTTGCGCTGCATATCCAGCGGCCAATGCCGCTCTATGCGCAGGTGGTCGAGGTTGATGAGCGCATTCGTCCGGCGCAACCGCAGGAACAGGCGGATGTCACCGGCAACGACGGCCGCGGCTATCGGATTCTCCAGCCGCCGCAGATGGAACCGGTGCGCGCTCAGCTGGAACACCTGCGCCAACAGGGCTATGACAGTGTCGCCGTGGTGTTTGCCCATGGCTATGCCTGCCCCGACCACGAACGACGGGTGGGGGCACTGGCCGAGGAGCTCGGCTTTGGCCAGGTGTCGTTGTCGCATGAGGTGATGCCGACGGCACGGCTGGTTGCGCGTGGTGACACCACGGTGGTCGATGCCTACCTGACACCGAAAATCCGCCGGTACAGTGACGGGTTTCGCCACGGTTTCAGCGATGGCTTGGCGCAGTGCGAATTGCGTTTTATGACCTCCGATGGCGGATTGGTTCCCGCTCCGGCCTTCAGCGGCAGCCGCGCCTTGTTATCCGGGCCGGCCGGGGGCGTGGTCGGCTTTGCCCAAACCTGTCGCCGGGCTTTTCCGGAGCGGCCGGTGATCGGCTTTGACATGGGCGGCACGTCGACCGATGTGTCACGTTTTGACGGCGACTATGATCTGATCCAGCACAGCGAGATTGCCGGAACCCGCATCCAGGCGCCGCAGCTCAATATCCAGACCGTGGCGGCCGGCGGTGGCTCGCGGTTGTTTTTCCGTCACGGCATGTTTGAGGTCGGTCCGGAGTCGGCCGGAGCGCATCCCGGCCCGGTGTGTTACCGCAAAGGGGGCCATCTCACCGTGACCGACGCCAACCTGCTGTTGGGGCGGTTGCAGCCGGATTTTTTCCCGAAAATTTTTGGTGAAGACGAGCGACAGCCTTTGGATCTGGACGCCACCCGTCAGGCCTTTGCCGTGTTGACCGAGGAAGTCAACCGCTGGCTCATTGAGCAGGAACGTCCGTCCATGACCGCCGAACAGGTGGCGGCGGGTTTTCTCGACGTGGCCAACGAGCAGATGGCCCGGCCGGTGCGCGCGGTGTCGGTGCAGAAGGGCTTTGCCCTGGCCGAGCATGTGCTGGCTTGTTTTGGCGGCGCCGGTGGCCAACATGCCTGTGCCATGGCGCGTAAACTGGGCATGGAAACCATCTTTATCCATCGCCATGCCGGCATCCTGTCGGCGTACGGCATGGAGCTGGCGCAGCCGGTGTGCGAGCTGCAACAGGCGGCCAGTGGGCAACTGTCGGTCGCGGTGCTGGAGCAGCTCGAAGCTGTTCAGAAACAGCTGGCCGAGCAGGCCTGTCAGACCTTGATCGACCAGGGGCTGAAGCGCGACCAGATTGATTGCCGCCTCTATCTCAACCTGCGTTATGCCGGAACCGATCACGCCATGATGATCGCTCAACCGGACGATGGCGACTATGCGCGGGCGTTTTGCGCGGCCTATCGGCGCGAATACGGTTTTGAGCTGCAGGCGGGCATTGACGTTGATGATGTGCGGGTGCGTGCTGTGGCTAGCCGGGACACGCCCCGGGAAGCGCATGACGTCGCAACAGGTCAGCTGAATGAGCCGTTGGCGATGGTCGACTGCTGGTTTGATGGCAACCGCCATGACATCCCCGTTTATCCGTGGCGGGATCGCTGCGCCGGCGCGGAGCTGGTCGGGCCGTCGCTGTTGATTCGCGATACGGCAACGGTGGTGGTCGAGCCGGGTTGTCTGGCCCGTTTTAACGCGGACGGCGATCTGACGATCACCGTGCAGGCACGCGCTCAGGAGTATACGACGGCTCTCGACCCGGTGCAGCTGGCGTTGTTCAGCAATCGCTTCATGTCGATTGCCGAACAGATGGGCTACGCCTTGCAGCGCACCGCTATTTCCACCAATATCAAAGAACGCTGTGATTTTTCCTGCGCCCTGTTCAATGCGGATGGTGCCCTGATCGCCAATGCGCCGCACACGCCGGTGCATCTCGGTGCCATGGGCGAGGCGGTGCGGGCGCAGATTGCCGCCGATGCGCCACCGCTTCAGCCCGGCGATGTGCTGCTCAGTAATCATCCGGCCATGGGCGGCAGCCACCTGCCCGATATGACGGTGATCACCCCAGTCTGGCAAGACGGTCGTATTGTCCTGTACGTGGCCAATCGCGGCCATCATGCGGATATCGGCGGTGTGACGCCGGGTTCCATGCCGCCGTTTTCGCGCACGCTTGACGAAGAAGGTTGTGCGATCCGGCGCATGACGCTGGTTGTCGGCGGGGTGTTTCAGGAAGAGCGATTGCGCGAGGTCCTCAGTGCGGCGGGCAGTCGCCGGCTGGAGGACAATCTGTCCGATTTCCGGGCGCAGGTGGCGGCCAATCAGTGTGGCGGCCGTTTGTTGACTGAGCTGATCGACCAGGTTGGTTTGGCCTGTGTCCAGGCCTATATGGGCTATATTCAGGACCATGCCGAAGCCGCTGTACGTAACGGCCTGTTGCAGCTGGTGGCGCGTCATGGTGGCCAACGCCGGCTCACGGCCGAAGATTTTCTCGATGACGGCACGGCCCTGCGCCTGACCGTGGATATTGATCCGCACGGCGTGGCCCATTTCGATTTTCGCGACAGCGATGAACAGCAGTGGGGCAATCTCAATGCGCCGCAGGCGGTCACCTGGTCGGCCATCCTCTATGCGTTGCGTTGTCTGGTGGCCGAACCGATCCCCCTTAATCACGGCTGCTTGCGTCCGGTTCGACTGAGTGTGGCGGACGGGTCGATTTTGGCGCCGGATGAACAGGCCGCCGTGGTCGGCGGCAATGTGCTGACCTCGCAACGGATTGTCGATGTGCTGTTCAAGGCCTTCGGTTGTGTGGCGGCATCGCAGGGCTGTATGAATAACCTGACCTTCGGTAATGCGCAGTTCGGCTATTACGAGACCATCGGTGGCGGCAGCGGCGCCGGTCCGGAGTGGGATGGCTGTTCCGGCGTGCATACCCATATGACCAACACCCGCATCACCGATCCGGAGATTCTTGAACTGCGCTATCCGGTGGTCCTGCGCCGATTTGCCATCCGTTATGGTTCCGGCGGCTGTGGCCATCATGTGGGGGGCAACGGCTTGATTCGGGAACTCGAGTTTTTGCAACCGCTGACCGCGTCCATTCTTTCAGAGCGTCGGGTGTTTGCTCCCTATGGACTGGAGGGGGGGCTGCCCGGCCTGAGTGGCCGCAATCGGTTGTGGGCTTGCGGACGGGGCTGGATCAATCTCACCGGCAAGAACAGTATTGCTGTGGCGCCCGGTGATCGATTGTGCATCGAAACGCCTGGCGGCGGCGGGTATGGAAAATGTAACGACAGATGCGCCGGCTCTGCTATGATACAACAATGTGACAAACGGATGGCCGGATCTCGAAATGGAGGCGTTGACAAGCCGTGCTGA
- a CDS encoding PilZ domain-containing protein, whose protein sequence is MERQERRRDPRYNTLNFVYFTFQDPANGDGEYMGKTLDASLRGLLLEVHIPLPIGQRLNLSVGAAEDIFEFSGEVVHCMDHEGGLFSTGIEFDPMTVEQKEKLGHFLTAFAKEKEG, encoded by the coding sequence ATGGAACGACAAGAACGACGCCGTGATCCACGGTACAACACACTGAATTTTGTTTATTTTACCTTTCAGGATCCCGCCAATGGTGATGGCGAGTATATGGGTAAGACCCTTGATGCCAGCCTGCGCGGCCTGTTGCTCGAGGTTCACATCCCGTTGCCGATTGGCCAACGCCTCAACCTGAGTGTCGGCGCCGCTGAAGACATTTTCGAGTTTTCCGGCGAAGTGGTGCATTGTATGGACCATGAGGGCGGCTTGTTCTCGACGGGGATTGAATTTGATCCGATGACCGTGGAGCAAAAAGAGAAGCTGGGGCACTTTCTCACGGCATTTGCCAAGGAAAAAGAAGGCTAG
- the yihA gene encoding ribosome biogenesis GTP-binding protein YihA/YsxC encodes MQIKTAQFVKSATRPGNYPAEERPEIAFAGRSNVGKSSLLNVMVQRKSLVRTSSTPGRTQLINFFDLNGELYLVDLPGYGFAKVPMAVKKQWGPMIQTYLQSRQSLCAVVVLFDIRRVPREEDLQLLDWLEEYEVPTIPVITKVDKVSRNRRAAQITPIVEATGLPAEAFTLFSALTKEGRDEIWERLEIAMEECSCLDEEA; translated from the coding sequence ATGCAGATTAAAACGGCCCAGTTTGTTAAAAGCGCCACCCGTCCCGGTAATTATCCGGCGGAGGAACGCCCGGAAATCGCCTTTGCCGGGCGCAGTAATGTCGGTAAGAGTTCGCTGCTCAACGTCATGGTGCAGCGTAAAAGCCTGGTGCGCACCTCGTCGACACCGGGGCGTACACAGCTGATCAACTTCTTTGACCTTAACGGCGAACTCTATCTTGTCGATCTGCCCGGATACGGTTTTGCCAAGGTGCCCATGGCGGTGAAGAAGCAGTGGGGGCCCATGATTCAGACCTATCTGCAGAGTCGTCAATCCCTGTGCGCCGTGGTGGTGTTGTTCGATATTCGCCGCGTCCCGCGCGAGGAGGACCTGCAGTTGCTTGACTGGCTGGAGGAGTACGAAGTACCGACCATTCCGGTGATCACCAAGGTGGATAAAGTCAGCCGCAACCGGCGTGCGGCGCAGATTACGCCGATTGTCGAGGCGACCGGATTACCGGCGGAAGCGTTTACCTTGTTCTCGGCGTTGACCAAAGAGGGGCGCGATGAGATCTGGGAACGGCTGGAAATTGCCATGGAGGAGTGCTCCTGTCTTGACGAGGAAGCCTGA
- a CDS encoding sensor domain-containing diguanylate cyclase has translation MRHDKSLFERVRENEQLAEKFYKVELKILATLNFADFFDTLLKEISDVFQVPFVWFSLIADTEVAAMLQQCGGLCGERQRINLIDRHQLQRLIDDDLSVQLVNEQLHRYLPLLPKDQHYAVRSLAVAPITLDGVVIGTLNQADVDVRRFAPGLNTVLLERLALKVAICLSNVTAHEKLQSLACLDPLTGLLNRRVLGEALQREYDRACRYETALSVVFIDLNDFKQVNDRHGHDAGDLLLQYLADCLQRYSRTTDLVARYAGDEFVLVLPQTDGERAGLLMERMGKELSRQGMLYGDSLVPVSLSYGVASLPDGDVSSPEQMLKKADQALYRHKRRSKVHSVSRHESAGLNAD, from the coding sequence ATGCGTCATGACAAAAGTCTTTTTGAGCGGGTTCGTGAAAACGAGCAGCTGGCTGAAAAATTTTACAAGGTGGAACTGAAGATTCTTGCCACCTTGAATTTCGCCGATTTCTTTGACACCTTGCTCAAGGAGATCTCCGATGTTTTTCAGGTGCCTTTTGTGTGGTTCTCGTTGATTGCCGACACGGAAGTGGCCGCCATGTTGCAGCAGTGCGGGGGCCTGTGCGGCGAGAGGCAGCGGATTAACCTGATCGATCGTCATCAGCTGCAGCGCCTGATTGATGATGACCTCTCGGTACAACTGGTCAATGAACAGTTACACCGCTATTTACCCCTGTTGCCGAAAGATCAGCACTATGCCGTACGTTCCCTGGCCGTGGCACCGATTACCCTGGACGGGGTGGTGATCGGCACTTTGAATCAGGCCGATGTCGATGTTCGGCGGTTCGCTCCGGGACTTAATACGGTTCTGTTGGAACGCCTGGCTCTCAAGGTGGCCATCTGTCTGTCCAACGTCACCGCTCATGAGAAACTGCAGTCGCTGGCGTGTCTTGACCCGCTCACCGGCCTGCTTAATCGTCGGGTGCTCGGCGAGGCCCTGCAACGGGAATATGACCGGGCGTGCCGATACGAGACGGCACTGTCCGTTGTGTTTATTGATCTCAATGACTTTAAGCAGGTCAATGACCGTCATGGTCATGATGCCGGCGATCTGCTGCTGCAGTATCTGGCCGATTGCCTGCAACGCTACAGCCGGACAACCGATCTGGTGGCCCGTTATGCCGGCGATGAATTTGTGTTAGTGTTGCCGCAGACCGATGGCGAACGTGCCGGTCTGCTCATGGAACGGATGGGCAAGGAACTCAGTCGCCAGGGCATGCTCTATGGAGACAGCCTGGTGCCGGTCTCGTTAAGTTATGGGGTGGCCAGTTTGCCGGATGGCGACGTGTCCAGCCCGGAACAGATGTTGAAAAAGGCTGATCAGGCTCTTTATCGTCATAAACGACGCAGCAAGGTCCATTCCGTCAGTCGTCATGAAAGCGCAGGTTTGAATGCAGATTAA
- the cbiE gene encoding precorrin-6y C5,15-methyltransferase (decarboxylating) subunit CbiE translates to MGIVYVVGAGIEGQEGFSARALSLVRQARVLYGAPRLLELFGDLDVEKVALSGNDDLSQLVKDQPGPIVVLTSGDPLFFSIGRNLLRNLPKERLEFVPNVSSVQSAFSRIKEPWDDAVFISTEQRTLADIGDRIIANDKAAVLTDARHTPADIAGELLRRGFDGYTVYLCENLGTSEERIVKTTVQELPTMQAAELNVLILIKRYDNAASQTLPTLGIADSAFLTMKKQITPEEVRVVALAKLQLRHDMVLWDIGAGSGSISIEADFLLPHGRIFAVERNVEYIKFLRENLNTFHPRNVRVVEGEAPNCLEDLPDPDRVFIGGSGGNLWELLEAVDERLPADGRVVLTAMTLDTLVASSDFFENSGYQVDVTTLNVARTSSNTDYKVFEAHNPVYIIVATKAQD, encoded by the coding sequence ATGGGAATCGTCTATGTGGTTGGTGCCGGGATTGAAGGGCAGGAGGGGTTTAGTGCCCGGGCCTTGAGTCTGGTGCGCCAGGCGCGGGTTCTTTATGGCGCTCCGCGCTTGCTGGAGCTGTTCGGCGATCTTGACGTGGAAAAAGTGGCGCTGAGCGGCAACGATGATTTGTCGCAGTTGGTGAAAGACCAGCCGGGACCGATCGTGGTTTTGACCTCCGGTGATCCGCTGTTTTTCAGTATCGGCCGTAATCTGCTGCGTAATCTGCCCAAGGAACGCCTTGAATTTGTCCCCAATGTCAGCTCGGTTCAATCTGCGTTTTCGCGGATTAAGGAGCCATGGGATGATGCGGTGTTTATCTCCACTGAGCAACGGACCTTGGCCGATATCGGTGACCGGATTATTGCCAATGACAAGGCCGCCGTCCTCACCGATGCCCGCCATACCCCGGCGGATATTGCCGGTGAGCTGTTGCGCCGTGGTTTTGACGGCTATACCGTCTATCTGTGCGAGAACCTCGGTACAAGTGAAGAGCGCATTGTCAAGACCACGGTTCAGGAACTGCCGACGATGCAGGCCGCGGAACTTAACGTGCTGATTCTCATCAAGCGCTACGATAATGCCGCATCGCAGACTCTCCCCACTCTGGGTATTGCCGATAGCGCGTTTTTAACCATGAAAAAGCAGATCACCCCGGAAGAGGTGCGGGTGGTGGCTCTGGCCAAATTGCAGTTGCGCCATGACATGGTATTGTGGGATATCGGCGCCGGAAGTGGTTCCATCAGTATCGAGGCGGATTTTCTGTTGCCTCACGGTCGGATTTTTGCCGTGGAGCGCAATGTTGAATACATCAAGTTTTTACGCGAGAATCTGAACACGTTTCATCCGCGCAATGTCCGGGTGGTGGAAGGTGAAGCACCGAACTGCCTGGAAGATCTGCCCGATCCGGATCGAGTGTTTATCGGTGGATCCGGTGGCAATTTGTGGGAATTGCTTGAAGCGGTGGATGAGCGCTTGCCTGCAGATGGCCGGGTGGTTCTGACCGCGATGACCCTCGATACCCTGGTGGCATCGAGTGACTTTTTTGAAAATTCGGGATATCAGGTGGATGTCACAACCCTCAATGTGGCCCGGACCAGTAGCAATACCGACTACAAGGTTTTTGAAGCTCATAATCCCGTCTATATTATTGTAGCGACCAAGGCTCAGGATTAG
- the pepN gene encoding aminopeptidase N translates to MAEQPQPTYLKDYVPYPFEVEQLDLEFDLEPHQTRVLSRARYRRKDQVAADEPLRLHGAGQPLISVLLDGTPLTELDYRRQDGGLVFANVPDRFELTLVTEIDPGANKALEGLYLSSGNFCTQCEAQGFRRITYFPDRPDVMTRYTTTIRADKQRFPVLLSNGNLVEQGDLDDGRHLTRWHDPFFKPSYLFALVAGDLVCREDTFTTLSGREVLLQIYVEARNADKCDHAMLSLKKAMAWDEKRFGFEYDLDRFMIVAVDDFNMGAMENKGLNVFNSKYVLARPETATDDDFLNIEGVVGHEYFHNWTGNRITCRDWFQLSLKEGLTVFRDQEFSADMNSPAVKRIEEVRILQSHQFAEDSGPMAHPVRPESYVEINNFYTMTVYNKGAELIRMMQTLLGRDGFMAGIRLYVQRHDGQAVTTDDFVAAMEDAGGVDLGQFRRWYAQSGTPVLHVEQHYDEPRRQLTLDVTQSCPPTPGQPDKQPFHIPLRLALLGPDGTPQPLHLVDEPAQPTAKERVLSVTESRQRFCFDQVEQGCVVSLLRDFSAPVKLEMATSHDELAFLMAHDNDPFNRWNASQRFAGRLLLDLVACLRDGRDLVLDEAFLEAFRTSLLDEQTDPSLLALALTLPLESYLAEQMDEVDPQAIFTAREFVRHQVAVRLKEDLLAVYRRCDDGGPYVVTPQAVGQRRLKNLCLSYLAALAPQDEMVWQLILTQYATGRNMTDVSAALGLLADYDNRDSRQALESFYATWQDDPLVVEKWLAIQARSRREDCLEQVQRLMGTPAFNLHNPNKVRALIGVFCQGNAVRFHAEDGSGYDFLAHQVALIDPFNPQIAARLVSPLLRWPRYDDKRSGLMKQALQQLQAKSKLSADLYEMVSKGLDQNKK, encoded by the coding sequence ATGGCAGAACAACCGCAACCCACCTATCTCAAAGATTATGTTCCCTATCCGTTTGAGGTTGAACAGCTCGACCTCGAATTTGATCTGGAGCCTCACCAGACCCGTGTTCTGTCGCGGGCACGTTATCGGCGCAAGGATCAGGTTGCTGCGGACGAACCGCTGCGCCTGCACGGTGCCGGGCAACCGCTGATCTCTGTGCTGCTTGATGGCACCCCGTTGACGGAGTTGGACTACCGCCGTCAGGACGGTGGCCTGGTGTTTGCCAATGTCCCGGACCGGTTTGAGTTGACCCTGGTTACTGAGATTGACCCCGGGGCCAATAAGGCGTTGGAAGGTCTCTATCTGTCGAGCGGAAATTTCTGCACTCAGTGTGAGGCGCAAGGCTTTCGCCGGATTACCTATTTCCCCGATCGTCCCGATGTCATGACCCGTTACACCACGACGATCCGTGCCGATAAGCAGCGTTTTCCGGTGCTGCTGTCCAACGGCAACCTGGTGGAACAGGGTGATCTGGACGATGGCCGTCACCTGACGCGCTGGCACGATCCGTTCTTCAAACCCAGTTACCTGTTTGCCCTGGTCGCCGGTGATCTGGTCTGCCGGGAGGATACGTTCACGACCCTGTCGGGACGCGAGGTGTTGCTGCAGATCTATGTTGAGGCGCGCAATGCCGACAAGTGCGATCACGCCATGCTGTCGCTGAAAAAAGCCATGGCCTGGGATGAAAAACGCTTTGGCTTTGAATACGACCTCGACCGCTTCATGATTGTTGCCGTGGATGATTTCAACATGGGTGCCATGGAGAACAAGGGTCTTAATGTGTTTAATTCCAAGTATGTTCTGGCCCGACCGGAAACCGCCACCGACGATGATTTTCTCAACATTGAAGGCGTGGTCGGCCACGAGTATTTTCACAATTGGACCGGCAACCGCATCACCTGTCGTGACTGGTTTCAACTCAGCCTTAAAGAGGGGCTGACCGTTTTTCGTGACCAGGAGTTTTCCGCGGACATGAATTCGCCGGCCGTCAAACGCATTGAAGAAGTGCGCATCCTGCAGAGCCATCAGTTTGCCGAGGATTCCGGGCCGATGGCCCATCCGGTGCGCCCCGAATCCTATGTTGAGATCAACAATTTTTACACCATGACCGTTTACAATAAAGGTGCTGAACTGATCCGTATGATGCAGACCTTGCTCGGTCGGGATGGTTTCATGGCCGGCATCCGCCTCTATGTGCAGCGTCACGATGGTCAGGCGGTGACCACCGATGATTTTGTCGCGGCCATGGAAGATGCTGGCGGTGTTGATCTGGGCCAGTTTCGGCGCTGGTATGCTCAGTCCGGGACGCCGGTGCTTCATGTTGAACAGCACTACGATGAACCGCGTCGTCAACTGACCCTTGATGTGACGCAGAGTTGTCCGCCGACGCCGGGGCAGCCGGATAAACAGCCGTTTCATATCCCGTTGCGTCTGGCGCTGCTGGGCCCGGACGGCACACCGCAACCGCTCCATCTGGTGGATGAGCCCGCACAGCCGACTGCTAAAGAGCGGGTGCTGTCGGTGACGGAATCGCGCCAGCGGTTTTGTTTCGATCAGGTAGAACAAGGCTGCGTGGTCTCACTGCTGCGTGATTTTTCCGCGCCGGTCAAGCTGGAGATGGCAACATCCCATGATGAGCTGGCCTTTCTGATGGCCCATGATAACGATCCGTTTAACCGCTGGAATGCCAGTCAGCGCTTTGCCGGTCGTCTGCTGCTTGATCTGGTGGCGTGCCTGCGTGATGGTCGGGACCTCGTCCTCGATGAGGCATTCCTCGAGGCGTTCCGTACCAGTCTGCTCGATGAACAAACCGACCCCTCCCTGTTGGCTTTGGCGCTGACGTTGCCGCTGGAGAGCTATCTCGCCGAGCAGATGGATGAAGTCGATCCGCAGGCGATTTTTACCGCGCGGGAGTTTGTTCGCCACCAAGTGGCCGTGCGGCTTAAAGAGGATCTTCTTGCCGTGTATCGGCGTTGCGACGACGGCGGACCGTATGTGGTGACGCCTCAGGCGGTGGGGCAACGCCGACTGAAAAATCTCTGCCTCAGTTATCTGGCCGCTCTGGCACCGCAGGATGAGATGGTCTGGCAGCTGATTCTCACTCAGTATGCGACCGGGCGTAATATGACCGATGTCAGTGCCGCTCTGGGCCTGCTGGCCGACTATGACAATCGTGACAGTCGTCAGGCCCTCGAGTCGTTTTACGCCACCTGGCAGGACGATCCTCTGGTGGTGGAAAAATGGTTGGCGATCCAGGCCCGTTCGCGTCGCGAAGATTGCCTGGAGCAGGTGCAACGCCTTATGGGCACTCCGGCCTTCAACCTGCACAATCCCAACAAAGTTCGCGCCTTGATCGGCGTATTTTGCCAGGGCAATGCCGTGCGTTTTCACGCCGAGGATGGTTCCGGTTATGATTTTCTCGCCCATCAGGTGGCGCTCATCGATCCGTTCAATCCGCAGATTGCCGCCCGCCTGGTCTCGCCGCTGCTGCGTTGGCCCCGCTATGACGACAAACGCAGTGGATTGATGAAGCAGGCTTTGCAGCAGTTGCAAGCAAAAAGCAAGCTGTCGGCGGATCTGTACGAGATGGTCAGTAAAGGCCTTGACCAGAATAAAAAGTGA
- a CDS encoding tRNA-dihydrouridine synthase family protein translates to MKTLPWQKGTSPLMLAPMQGLTNRAMRAVQCDIGQPDVVFTEFVRVSHVARQRITASDRREIQADAAGVPLVVQLIGHRSESLAEAAKIVADLGGRHVNINMGCPFGRTTTGKTGGAMLQEPEKIVDCLRAVRAVFDGSLSVKVRAGYEDPEQIFDVLPVFEDCGVDFIVLHPRTVVQKYAGEADHAITARVVAGTPLPVIANGDLFTSERARQVARQTGAAGLMLGRGAIADPWLFPRIRCHVASPNATEYLHQMTVYFNRLSERYMQLFCGERQVLSKLKNVLDAFVDPALQPLIKKLRRCKQLSQFHAVLNAAALDT, encoded by the coding sequence GTGAAAACGTTACCTTGGCAAAAGGGTACGTCTCCCCTGATGCTGGCTCCGATGCAGGGGCTGACCAATCGAGCCATGCGGGCTGTTCAATGTGATATTGGACAGCCCGATGTTGTTTTTACCGAATTTGTTCGCGTCAGTCATGTGGCTCGCCAGCGGATTACGGCCAGTGACCGCCGGGAAATCCAGGCGGATGCGGCGGGTGTGCCTTTGGTCGTGCAGCTGATTGGCCATCGCAGTGAGTCTCTGGCTGAAGCGGCTAAGATCGTGGCCGATCTCGGTGGGCGTCATGTCAATATCAATATGGGCTGTCCCTTTGGTCGGACGACGACAGGGAAAACCGGCGGCGCCATGTTGCAGGAACCGGAGAAAATTGTTGACTGCCTGCGGGCTGTGCGGGCTGTCTTTGACGGATCGTTGTCCGTCAAAGTGCGCGCCGGTTATGAAGACCCAGAGCAGATTTTCGACGTATTGCCAGTGTTTGAGGATTGCGGCGTCGACTTTATTGTCCTCCATCCACGCACGGTGGTGCAGAAATATGCGGGTGAGGCGGATCATGCCATCACCGCACGGGTTGTCGCGGGCACGCCCCTGCCGGTGATCGCCAACGGCGATTTGTTCACAAGTGAGCGAGCCCGTCAGGTGGCCCGCCAGACCGGTGCCGCCGGGCTGATGCTGGGACGCGGGGCCATTGCTGATCCGTGGTTGTTTCCCCGGATTCGTTGTCATGTCGCATCGCCGAACGCAACGGAATACCTGCACCAGATGACCGTTTATTTTAATCGTCTGTCCGAAAGGTACATGCAGTTGTTTTGCGGGGAGCGGCAGGTGTTGAGCAAATTAAAAAATGTCCTTGACGCCTTTGTTGATCCGGCACTGCAGCCGCTGATTAAAAAGTTGCGGCGATGCAAGCAGTTATCTCAATTCCATGCTGTTTTGAATGCGGCGGCATTGGACACATGA